From one Sparus aurata chromosome 16, fSpaAur1.1, whole genome shotgun sequence genomic stretch:
- the LOC115597384 gene encoding uncharacterized protein LOC115597384, translating to MDSDANGTMEVAALGRPFSLGMLYDCRKDSLIPGLTLWDRSDLAEHIGERPQNYNDFEIVASESIEDKSSALNVEASLKASLLGGLVEVDGSAKYLNDSKTSKNQARVTLKYKATTKVQELSMDHLGRDNMKHSYVFDKGLATHVVTAILYGAQAFFVFDREVSDKDSHQDIEGNLKLMIKKIPYLAIEGAGSLKMEDKDREKVEKFSCRFFGDFSLQKTPTSFDDAIQVYQSLPKLLGANGEKAAPMKVWMLPLTCLDSSAAKLVRQISITLVKKSQGVLEDFSELEMRCNDALKTTTAQQFPQIGTKIKTFKEMCSELKLEFQQTLAKKLPSIRGGGEEEAVLAEILKKIHSSPFNSKDLNKWMDCKEREIHTLKSFTNMMKTTKIVSSETDLYKESLSAQYAVCFVFTTLGSDEQYLSNLSNYLEETTKPDKAQRLCARDVEKKQWYASKKVADEMRSKAKLFSDFAEANQENKNIKFLAVGSTDETQEGSSIYLYKDGFSVNDNFEPPSKPETVTVIDINHNSVTLKISPARSGAENITSYSVEYCVSGQGEWKEKTTSEAEVTVSDLIPNTEYKFRCRAVTSVGVGPANEVSGSNKTLPCSPPGKPQVEPNSSEISVSWDKPAELGQDVQIQSYIVEFAKTDSMVKEEDLQWTQKMLKTEKTIISELLSETEYVVRVRCDCAEAGRSKESISVGVCTRKYSPLAESLRSTSTCINCKSPSVHKLHLTEEKVDRGGCQIYSFGNDIMRQNRTIVIFGEPDSGKSRLINGMINYIVGVKWEDNFRFVLVDEDQLRPQAHSHTSEVTVYKINHQQGFKTDHSLTIVTVDIPGLGDIGEIDRHRQIPEQLFSVFSSILGVSEIDAVCFVVQASLARLTPTQKYVFNSVLSIFDKHVAELVRVLVTFADGQLPPVLEAIKDSGVPCPQSEDGLPLHFKFNNSALFADNKSSAAGSRSKDGGFDQMFWNMGTRSMETFFDALNVIETKSWILRELKEMTLLNKIRLANYRLQAIFEEVIERHAEPI from the exons ATGGACTCTGACGCCAACGGGACGATGGAGGTGGCGGCGCTCGGCCGACCTTTCAGCCTCGGGATGCTGTACGACTGCCGCAAAGATTCACTCATCCCTG GACTGACATTGTGGGACCGCAGTGACCTGGCAGAACATATTGGAGAAAGACCCCAGAACTATAATGACTTTGAGATAGTTGCATCTGAATCCATTGAGGACAAATCTTCAGCACTTAATGTTGAAGcctctttgaaggcgagtctcTTGGGTGGACTGGTTGAGGTTGATGGATCAGCAAAATACCTGAATGACAGTAAGACTTCCAAAAATCAGGCCAGAGTAACACTGAAGTACAAAGCTACCACAAAGGTCCAAGAACTGTCGATGGATCATCTTGGAAGAGACAATATGAAGCATTCATATGTCTTTGATAAAGGGCTAGCTACACATGTAGTTACAGCAATTCTTTATGGAGCACAAGCCTTCTTTGTCTTTGACCGTGAGGTGTCAGACAAGGACAGTCATCAAGACATTGAGGGTAACTTGAAGTTGATGATCAAGAAAATTCCCTATCTTGCTATAGAGGGTGCAGGTTCATTAAAAatggaagacaaagacagagaaaaggttGAGAAATTCTCCTGCAGATTCTTTGGAGACTTTTCACTTCAGAAAACTCCGACATCCTTTGATGATGCAATACAAGTCTATCAAAGTTTGCCAAAATTGCTGGGAGCCAACGGAGAAAAAGCCGCACCAATGAAGGTCTGGATGTTGCCACTGACATGTTTAGATTCTTCTGCAGCTAAACTCGTCCGTCAGATAAGTATAACCTTAGTTAAAAAGTCACAGGGTGTCCTGGAGGACTTCAGTGAGCTGGAGATGAGGTGCAATGATGCACTGAAAACCACCACTGCACAGCAGTTTCCACAGATTGGCACAaagattaaaacctttaaagagATGTGCTCTGAGCTCAAGCTGGAATTCCAACAAACCTTGGCAAAGAAACTTCCATCAatccgaggaggaggagaagaggaggctgTGCTCGCAGAGATCCTGAAGAAGATACATTCTTCTCCTTTCAACAGCAAAGACCTGAACAAGTGGATGGActgcaaagagagagaaattcacACCTTAAAGTCTTTCACCAACATGATGAAGACTACTAAGATTGTCTCATCTGAAACAGACCTGTACAAGGAAAGTCTCAGTGCACAATATgctgtatgttttgttttcaccacaCTGGGAAGTGATGAACAGTACCTCTCAAATTTATCAAACTACTTAGAAGAAACAACCAAACCAGACAAAGCTCAACGGTTATGTGCTCGTGATGTAGAGAAGAAACAGTGGTACGCTTCAAAAAAAGTAGCAGATGAAATGAGGAGTAAAGCAAAACTTTTCAGTGACTTTGCAGAGGCCAACCAGGAGAACAAGAACATTAAGTTCTTGGCAGTTGGTTCAACAGATGAGACACAGGAAGGTTCAAGCATCTACCTTTATAAAGACGGCTTCTCTGTCAATGACAACTTTGAGCCTCCTTCAAAGCCTGAAACAGTAACAGTCATAGACATAAACCACAACAGTGTGACACTGAAGATTTCTCCAGCAAGGTCTGGAGCAGAGAACATCACCTCTTACTCTGTTGAGTACTGTGTCAGTGGACAGGGTGaatggaaagaaaagacaacatcAGAAGCTGAAGTCACAGTAAGCGATCTGATTCCAAACACAGAGTACAAGTTCAGATGCAGAGCAGTGACCTCAGTAGGTGTTGGACCAGCCAATGAAGTCAGTGGTTCCAATAAAACTTTACCTTGCAGCCCTCCTGGAAAACCTCAAGTTGAACCGAACTCAAGTGAAATATCAGTTAGCTGGGACAAACCTGCTGAACTTGGACAAGATGTGCAGATCCAGAGCTACATCGTGGAGTTCGCCAAAACAGACAGCATGGTGAAAGAGGAAGATCTCCAATGGACCCAAAAGATGTTGAAGACTGAAAAGACGATCATTTCAGAGCTTCTGTCAGAGACAGAATATGTTGTCAGGGTCAGGTGTGACTGTGCCGAAGCTGGAAGAAGCAAAGAAAGCATCTCTGTCGGTGTCTGCACAAGAAAATATTCACCACTTGCAGAATCCCTCAGAAGTACAAGCACATGTATTAATTGTAAATCACCCTCAGTTCATAAACTGCACCTGACAGAAGAAAAAGTGGACAGAGGTGGATGCCAGATATATAGTTTTGGCAACGACATCATGAGGCAGAATCGAACAATCGTTATTTTTGGTGAGCCTGACTCTGGAAAGTCCCGTCTGATCAATGGAATGATCAACTACATTGTTGGTGTCAAGTGGGAGGACAACTTTAGATTTGTGTTAGTTGATGAGGATCAGTTGAGACCACAAGCTCACAGTCATACTTCAGAAGTCACTGTGTACAAAATCAACCATCAGCAGGGGTTTAAAACAGACCACTCACTGACCATTGTTACTGTTGACATTCCAGGACTTGGAGATATAGGAGAAAtcgacagacacagacagatcccagaacagctgttcagtgtCTTCTCTTCTATTCTAGGTGTCAGTGAAATTGATGCTGTGTGTTTCGTAGTTCAGGCTTCTTTAGCTCGACTCACACCAACACAGAAATATGTGTTTAACTCTGTGCTTTCAATCTTTGACAAACATGTGGCAGAATTAGTCAGAGTTCTGGTGACATTTGCAGACGGCCAGCTTCCACCAGTTCTAGAGGCAATCAAAGATTCAGGTGTCCCATGTCCTCAATCAGAAGACGGGCTGCCACTTCACTTcaaattcaataattcagcGTTGTTTGCAGACAACAAATCAtctgcagcaggcagcaggaGTAAAGATGGAGGCTTTGATCAGATGTTTTGGAACATGGGAACAAGAAGCATGGAGACGTTCTTTGATGCTTTGAATGTGATAGAAACCAAAAGCTGGATACTGAGAGAGCTTAAGGAAATGACATTGCTAAATAAAATAAGGTTAGCAAATTATAGGCTGCAGGCTATTTTTGAGGAAGTGATAGAAAGACATGCTGAACCAATATGA